The genomic window CTGCAGCAGGACGGCCGGCGCGCCTATGCGGAGATCGCCCGGGCGGTCGACCTCTCCGAGGCTGCCGTCCGGCAACGGGTACAGCGACTCGTCGACACCGGCTTCATGCAGATCGTCGCCGTCACCGATCCGCTCCAGGTCGGCTTCACGCGGCAGGCGATGATCGGGCTGAGCGTCGAGGGGGACCTCTCCCCCGTCGGAGACGCCCTGGCCGCGATGGACGAGGTCTCCTACGTCGTGACCACGGCGGGCAGCTTCGACCTGCTGGCCGAGGTCGTCTGCGAGGACGACGAGCACCTGCTGACCCTGATCAACGACCGGATCCGCCGCCTGCCGGGCGTGCGCTCCACCGAGACCTTCATGTACCTCAAACTCAACAAGCAGCACTACAACTGGGGGACCAGATGAGCAACCCGTCCACGACCAGCCTCGGCACCAGCATGCAGGACGCCGCCCGCGACCACCTGTGGATGCACTTCACGCGCCACGGTGACTTCGAGGACGGCAGCCACATCCCGACCATCGTCCGTGGTGAGGGCCACACGATCTGGGACGACACCGGCAAGGAGTACATCGACGGGCTGTCCGGGCTCTTCGTCGTCCAGGTCGGCCACGGCCGGACGGAGCTGGCCGAGGCCGCCGCCAAGCAGGCCGAGCAGCTCGCCTTCTTCCCGCTGTGGTCCTTCGCCCACCCGGCCGCCATCGAGCTGGCCGAGCGACTGGCCGTCGGGGCCCCCGGCGACCTCAACCGCGTCTTCTTCACCAGCGGTGGCGGCGAGGCCGTGGAGTCCGCGTGGAAGCTGGCCAAGCAGTACTTCAAGCTCACCGGCAAGCCGCACAAGCACAAGGTCATCTCCCGCGCCGTCGCGTACCACGGCACCCCGCAGGGCGCGCTGTCCATCACGGGTCTGCCGCCGCTGAAGGCCGACTTCGAGCCGCTCGTGCCCGGTGCGCACAAGGTGCCCAACACCAACATCTACCGGGCGGCCGAGGAGCTGCGCGAGGACCCGAAGGCCTTCGGCCGGTGGGCCGCCGACCGCATCGCCGAGGCCATCGAGTTCGAGGGCCCCGACACCGTTGCTGCGGTCTTCCTCGAGCCGGTGCAGAACGCGGGCGGCTGCTTCCCGCCGCCCCCCGGCTACTTCGAGCGCGTGCGCGAGATCTGCGACGAGTACGACGTGCTGCTCGTCGCCGACGAGGTCATCTGCGCTTTCGGCCGGATCGGGTCGATGTTCGCCTCGACCGATTTCGGCTTCACTCCCGACATCATCACCTGCGCGAAGGGGATGACCTCCGGCTACTCCCCGCTCGGCGCGATGATCGCCAGCGACCGGCTCTTCGAGCCGTACAAGAAGGGCACCAACACCTTCCTGCACGGCTACACCTTCGGTGGCCACCCGGTCAGCGCCGCGGTCGGCCTGGCCAACCTGGACATCTTCGAGCGCGAGGGTCTCAACGACCACGTGAAGGAGAACGCACCGGCCTTCCGCAGGACCCTGGAGAAGCTGCTCGACCTGCCGATCGTCGGCGACGTGCGCGGCGAGGGGTACTTCTACGGGATCGAGCTGGTCAAGGACAAGGTGACCCGGGAGACCTTCACCGACGCGGAGGCCGAGTCGCTGCTGCGTGGGCACATCGACAAGGGGCTCTTCGACGCCGGCCTGTACTGCCGTGCCGACGACCGCGGGGACCCGGTCATCCAGCTCGCGCCGCCGCTGACCATCGGGCCGGCCGAGTTCGACGACATCGAGCAGCGGCTGCGCTCGGTGCTCTCGGAGGCCAGCAAGCACATCTGAGCCTCTTCGCCCTCCCCCTTCGCCCGCCCGGTCGATGTAATCCTGCGCGCCCTGGTGCGCGGGAATACATCGACCCACTGCCGGGAGACGGCGGGTCGAAGGGAGCGATGGCTAGGTTGGGCAGATGAGCAACAGGGAGACGCGCACCCATCCCGCGCACGACCCGACCCATCCCGGCCGGCGGCACCCGGCCTACCGGGAGGTCCACGACGCCGAAACCTTGCGGACGCTGGCCGAGCAGGAAGCACCCCTGGGTGGATGGCGGGTGCAGGGCCTCGACCTGGCCCCACACGCCGAGCACCTCTCGCAGGCGGACGTGCGCGGCCTGGTCGTCCTGGGCGGCGAGGTCCCCGAGGAGCTCGCCCGCAGCCTGGTCGCCCG from Janibacter cremeus includes these protein-coding regions:
- a CDS encoding Lrp/AsnC family transcriptional regulator, translated to MASRVKLDGVSKQIIEHLQQDGRRAYAEIARAVDLSEAAVRQRVQRLVDTGFMQIVAVTDPLQVGFTRQAMIGLSVEGDLSPVGDALAAMDEVSYVVTTAGSFDLLAEVVCEDDEHLLTLINDRIRRLPGVRSTETFMYLKLNKQHYNWGTR
- a CDS encoding aspartate aminotransferase family protein, whose translation is MSNPSTTSLGTSMQDAARDHLWMHFTRHGDFEDGSHIPTIVRGEGHTIWDDTGKEYIDGLSGLFVVQVGHGRTELAEAAAKQAEQLAFFPLWSFAHPAAIELAERLAVGAPGDLNRVFFTSGGGEAVESAWKLAKQYFKLTGKPHKHKVISRAVAYHGTPQGALSITGLPPLKADFEPLVPGAHKVPNTNIYRAAEELREDPKAFGRWAADRIAEAIEFEGPDTVAAVFLEPVQNAGGCFPPPPGYFERVREICDEYDVLLVADEVICAFGRIGSMFASTDFGFTPDIITCAKGMTSGYSPLGAMIASDRLFEPYKKGTNTFLHGYTFGGHPVSAAVGLANLDIFEREGLNDHVKENAPAFRRTLEKLLDLPIVGDVRGEGYFYGIELVKDKVTRETFTDAEAESLLRGHIDKGLFDAGLYCRADDRGDPVIQLAPPLTIGPAEFDDIEQRLRSVLSEASKHI